From the genome of Miscanthus floridulus cultivar M001 chromosome 10, ASM1932011v1, whole genome shotgun sequence, one region includes:
- the LOC136485054 gene encoding HVA22-like protein e isoform X1: MGKLWTILTHLHSLAGPTVMLLYPLYASVQAMETPSKLDDEQWLAYWILYSFITLMEMVLESLIYWIPIWYELKLLFIAWLVLPNFRGAAFIYDKFVREQLRKHGLTAAGSGKKDDGKSSSVSPSSKDKDKPKSKFLAFVTPKIMKLAEDEAGCSDPIPGPCPGNL; the protein is encoded by the exons ATGGGCAAGCTGTGGACGATCCTCACTCACCTCCACTCGCTTGCAGG GCCAACGGTGATGCTCCTTTACCCCCTGTACGCGTCGGTGCAGGCGATGGAGACCCCGTCCAAGCTGGACGACGAGCAGTGGCTGGCCTACTGGATCCTCTACTCCTTCATCACGCTCATGGAGATGGTCCTCGAGTCCCTCATCTACTG GATCCCGATTTGGTACGAGCTGAAGCTGCTGTTCATCGCGTGGCTGGTGCTCCCCAACTTCAGGGGCGCCGCGTTCATCTACGACAAGTTCGTGCGGGAGCAGCTCCGAAAGCACGGCCTCACCGCCGCCGGCTCCGGCAAGAAGGACGACGGCAAGTCGTCGTCGGTGTCGCCGTCGTCCAAGGACAAGGACAAGCCCAAGAGCAAGTTCCTCGCTTTCGTCACACCCAA GATCATGAAGCTTGCTGAAGATGAAGCTGGGTGCAGTGATCCCATCCCTGGACCATGTCCCGGCAACCTGTAG
- the LOC136485054 gene encoding HVA22-like protein e isoform X2, whose product MGKLWTILTHLHSLAGPTVMLLYPLYASVQAMETPSKLDDEQWLAYWILYSFITLMEMVLESLIYWIPIWYELKLLFIAWLVLPNFRGAAFIYDKFVREQLRKHGLTAAGSGKKDDGKSSSVSPSSKDKDKPKSKFLAFVTPK is encoded by the exons ATGGGCAAGCTGTGGACGATCCTCACTCACCTCCACTCGCTTGCAGG GCCAACGGTGATGCTCCTTTACCCCCTGTACGCGTCGGTGCAGGCGATGGAGACCCCGTCCAAGCTGGACGACGAGCAGTGGCTGGCCTACTGGATCCTCTACTCCTTCATCACGCTCATGGAGATGGTCCTCGAGTCCCTCATCTACTG GATCCCGATTTGGTACGAGCTGAAGCTGCTGTTCATCGCGTGGCTGGTGCTCCCCAACTTCAGGGGCGCCGCGTTCATCTACGACAAGTTCGTGCGGGAGCAGCTCCGAAAGCACGGCCTCACCGCCGCCGGCTCCGGCAAGAAGGACGACGGCAAGTCGTCGTCGGTGTCGCCGTCGTCCAAGGACAAGGACAAGCCCAAGAGCAAGTTCCTCGCTTTCGTCACACCCAAGTAG
- the LOC136485055 gene encoding HVA22-like protein e — MGKLWTILSHLHSLAGPTVTLLYPLYASVQAMESSSKLDDEQWLAYWILYSFITLMEMLLQSLIYWIPVWYELKLLFMAWLVLPNFRGAAFIYNRFVREQVQKHTAIQAAGAGSTSNNNVIISANEDDKILSTSPKEKSKRKLLSMIIPKKLKL; from the exons ATGGGCAAGCTGTGGACGATCCTATCTCACCTTCACTCCTTAGCAGG GCCAACTGTCACTCTGCTTTACCCCTT ATATGCATCGGTGCAGGCGATGGAGAGCTCGTCCAAGCTCGACGACGAGCAGTGGCTGGCCTACTGGATCCTGTATTCATTCATCACACTCATGGAGATGCTCCTGCAGTCCCTAATCTACTG GATTCCTGTTTGGTATGAGTTGAAGCTGCTGTTCATGGCCTGGCTGGTTCTTCCAAACTTCAGGGGAGCAGCATTCATCTACAACAGGTTTGTGAGGGAGCAGGTGCAAAAGCATACTGCCATACAGGCTGCAGGTGCTGGCAGCACTAGCAACAACAACGTTATTATTAGTGCTAACGAAGATGACAAGATCCTTTCTACTTCTCCAAAAGAGAAGTCCAAGAGGAAGCTACTTTCGATGATCATTCCAAAGAAGCTCAAGCTTTGA